A genome region from Nitrosopumilus oxyclinae includes the following:
- the nuoH gene encoding NADH-quinone oxidoreductase subunit NuoH yields MSVIAPNFKLSEFVKSLLDNIFWIILIVVLVGLPAIMMILFVIEMPVIDGELLTPFLAFTWMADPTRILPVVKAFMSTDIFRVMAFPGFGFAALLAAATIFVERKMLAKLQLRVGPFYCGKFEGILQLMGDGLKLISKEIIIPAKADKPIFWAAPVLFVATAAAFVAFIPVAPGWVVADVEMGLLGVFAVIGFFPIITILSAWSANSKFPFIGGIRALFQMVSFEIPLILSLLGVVMLTGSLNLSEIAASQSSFPWIVFLPVGAIVFFITMLAELERIPFDLPEAESEIVAGWLTELSGMMYGLVQLGTYLKLYAFAGLFVVLFLGGWNGPMVVPPFPEELLTGIEMGPVTVGPFPGLPLFDQEMLNGTLWFVLKTVGVIFFILLPRGVFPRIRVDMLLSLGWSKLIGLAFVNIFIALGLLYAGVLGPGGLQ; encoded by the coding sequence ATGTCAGTTATTGCACCAAATTTCAAACTAAGTGAGTTTGTAAAATCATTACTTGATAATATATTTTGGATAATACTAATTGTTGTCTTAGTTGGTCTTCCAGCAATTATGATGATCCTGTTTGTAATTGAGATGCCAGTAATTGATGGTGAGTTACTTACTCCATTCCTTGCATTTACTTGGATGGCGGATCCGACACGTATACTTCCTGTTGTTAAAGCATTCATGTCAACTGATATCTTTAGAGTAATGGCATTTCCTGGATTTGGATTTGCAGCATTATTAGCTGCTGCTACAATCTTTGTTGAAAGAAAAATGCTTGCAAAATTACAATTAAGAGTTGGTCCATTCTATTGTGGAAAGTTTGAAGGTATCTTACAATTAATGGGTGATGGTTTAAAATTAATCTCAAAAGAAATTATTATTCCAGCAAAAGCTGACAAACCAATTTTCTGGGCAGCACCAGTACTCTTTGTAGCTACAGCTGCCGCATTTGTCGCATTCATTCCTGTAGCTCCTGGTTGGGTGGTTGCTGATGTAGAGATGGGCTTACTTGGTGTTTTTGCCGTTATTGGATTCTTCCCAATCATTACAATTCTTTCTGCATGGTCTGCAAATAGTAAATTCCCATTCATTGGTGGTATCAGGGCTTTATTCCAAATGGTCTCATTTGAAATTCCATTAATTCTATCTTTGTTGGGTGTGGTGATGTTAACTGGATCTCTTAATCTCTCTGAAATTGCTGCAAGTCAATCTAGTTTCCCATGGATTGTATTTTTACCAGTTGGAGCTATCGTATTCTTTATCACAATGCTTGCAGAATTAGAAAGAATACCATTTGATTTGCCAGAGGCTGAAAGTGAAATCGTCGCTGGATGGCTAACTGAGTTATCTGGAATGATGTATGGACTTGTCCAATTAGGAACATATCTGAAACTTTATGCGTTTGCAGGTCTGTTTGTAGTACTTTTCCTTGGTGGCTGGAATGGCCCAATGGTGGTACCTCCATTCCCAGAAGAACTTCTTACCGGAATTGAAATGGGCCCTGTCACTGTAGGTCCATTCCCTGGATTGCCATTATTTGATCAAGAAATGCTTAATGGCACACTTTGGTTTGTTCTAAAAACTGTTGGTGTCATCTTTTTCATATTATTACCAAGAGGTGTTTTCCCAAGAATTAGAGTTGATATGTTATTGAGTCTTGGATGGAGCAAATTAATTGGGCTAGCTTTCGTTAACATCTTTATTGCACTTGGATTGCTTTACGCTGGAGTGCTAGGACCAGGAGGATTACAATAA
- a CDS encoding NADH-quinone oxidoreductase subunit I, with product MGTATGIIRALNSGIKHIATKRFTLRYPEEKLKFVGDGYQFDPSTGVGIAGLKGRHMLFHDHCTGCQLCSIACEGVAEAIAMVKVPEEQKQNKKSIMPQIDYGKCVFCGLCVDACPFYALYMTNDYELSSFSKEGLIYTPAQLQVKPYVAQDSEIQISDRGATHG from the coding sequence ATGGGAACTGCAACTGGTATTATTCGTGCATTAAATTCTGGAATTAAACATATTGCAACCAAGAGATTCACTCTTCGTTATCCTGAAGAAAAACTAAAGTTTGTAGGTGACGGTTATCAGTTTGATCCATCTACAGGTGTTGGTATTGCAGGACTCAAAGGACGTCATATGCTATTCCATGATCATTGTACTGGATGTCAATTATGTTCAATTGCATGTGAAGGTGTTGCAGAAGCTATTGCAATGGTAAAAGTCCCAGAAGAACAAAAACAAAATAAAAAATCAATCATGCCACAAATTGATTATGGAAAATGTGTTTTTTGTGGTCTTTGTGTTGATGCATGTCCATTTTATGCACTTTACATGACAAATGATTATGAATTATCTTCATTTTCAAAAGAAGGTCTAATCTATACTCCTGCTCAATTACAAGTCAAACCATATGTTGCACAAGACAGTGAAATACAAATTTCTGATAGAGGTGCAACACATGGCTGA
- a CDS encoding NADH-quinone oxidoreductase subunit J family protein translates to MADAAFLALTVITIGSAIAALEMRSLIYGSIALMGTLGGIAGFFFLLDAPFVALFQIAVYVGSIAVLILFTVMLVKRELIFKKIEDKRRKFAGIGLMLIIMVSLGAVFLDSGIKTITTDEPAPDFRDIGIDFVTYYWPALILMGLLLAGSVTGALVLAKREDVENDQRAN, encoded by the coding sequence ATGGCTGATGCCGCATTTCTTGCATTAACTGTAATTACAATTGGTTCTGCCATTGCAGCACTTGAAATGAGATCATTGATTTATGGTTCCATTGCTTTGATGGGAACTTTAGGTGGTATTGCAGGATTCTTTTTCTTACTTGATGCACCATTTGTTGCATTATTCCAAATAGCAGTTTACGTAGGCTCTATTGCTGTTCTAATTTTATTTACTGTGATGTTAGTAAAAAGAGAATTAATCTTCAAAAAAATTGAGGATAAAAGAAGAAAATTTGCAGGAATTGGTTTGATGCTAATAATTATGGTTTCATTAGGTGCGGTGTTCTTAGATTCTGGAATCAAAACAATAACTACTGATGAACCTGCTCCAGACTTTAGAGATATTGGAATTGACTTTGTAACTTACTACTGGCCAGCATTAATCTTGATGGGATTACTTCTTGCAGGATCTGTAACTGGTGCATTAGTTTTAGCAAAACGAGAGGATGTGGAGAATGACCAGCGAGCTAATTGA
- the nuoK gene encoding NADH-quinone oxidoreductase subunit NuoK → MTSELIDFTLVSVALLGIGIYGLAVKRNFIRMLFAVEIIINAANLNIVAFGRFLPHSGGQTMALFSIAIAAAEVAVGLSLIIVAYRMYQNVDIADFRSLKG, encoded by the coding sequence ATGACCAGCGAGCTAATTGATTTTACTTTAGTATCTGTTGCCTTACTTGGCATAGGAATCTATGGTCTTGCAGTAAAACGTAATTTTATTCGAATGCTTTTTGCAGTTGAAATTATTATCAATGCCGCAAACTTGAACATTGTTGCATTTGGTAGATTCTTACCACATAGTGGTGGTCAAACTATGGCATTATTTTCAATTGCAATTGCTGCAGCAGAAGTGGCAGTGGGATTATCGTTAATCATCGTAGCTTATCGTATGTATCAAAATGTCGATATTGCAGACTTTAGGAGCTT